A genomic region of Streptomyces sp. R33 contains the following coding sequences:
- a CDS encoding SHOCT domain-containing protein, with product MFIRPVGVRIEPARRPSGHPLLRGLLTRAAGPVPGAVPGAEPGPVPGTEPGPVPGSEPGSEAAAEPGAPPGGPAAGPGAPLGGLAAELAELAKLAREGLLTPQEFKEAKARLLHP from the coding sequence ATGTTCATCCGCCCGGTCGGGGTGAGAATCGAACCGGCCCGCCGCCCCTCGGGCCACCCGCTGCTCCGCGGCCTCCTGACCCGAGCCGCGGGGCCGGTGCCGGGGGCCGTCCCGGGGGCGGAGCCGGGGCCCGTGCCGGGGACGGAGCCGGGGCCCGTGCCGGGGTCGGAGCCGGGCTCCGAAGCAGCGGCCGAGCCCGGCGCCCCGCCCGGCGGCCCGGCGGCGGGGCCGGGGGCACCACTCGGGGGGCTGGCCGCCGAGTTGGCGGAGCTGGCGAAGCTGGCCCGGGAGGGCCTCCTGACCCCGCAGGAGTTCAAGGAGGCCAAGGCCCGCCTCCTCCACCCCTGA
- a CDS encoding NlpC/P60 family protein has translation MSRRLLRAACIAAVVVTAGPYPTTHAKPAPGTPSAPATARQSPGAADRAASAAPRPRPSPTGAGAAGGSGRQAPGPAPRQNPGSRGRTAPQGIEALDAVTPRAAGADGATNATPQQSPGSGGATPRRSSDAGGTTGSRATGAGDGSASRAPGTAAPQTAAPQTAAPQATGSAEAGATGPRASAVQGAAGAPAALGVGGLLAELRGLYRQAEEAAEAYNATEVALKAGQDEERRLSAALGKARTALGAEKAAAGRMARAQYQGARGFSPYARMLLTGDPQAAQDQRRLTAREGARRARVLARLTRGEHQADVLATAARKSLDTQQSLTEQRKRQKQQVDLKLKQVERMLASLSPEQLTQLGTREAADTATAQRRLLDSGRLATTPRTPTAAGGAALTYATEQIGKPYVWGAEGPGSFDCSGLTSQAWAHAGRSIPRTSQEQWAQLPKVPLDELRPGDLVVYFPTATHVALYVGDGKVIQAPRPGAKVKVSPIAANPLLGAVRPDPDGAPLAAFTPPPIPEAEGGDDSGYSAESAPAEDADDADATSAT, from the coding sequence ATGTCACGCCGCCTGCTCCGTGCCGCCTGCATCGCCGCCGTGGTCGTCACGGCCGGGCCGTACCCCACCACCCACGCCAAGCCCGCCCCCGGCACCCCGTCAGCCCCTGCCACCGCCCGCCAGTCCCCCGGTGCGGCGGACCGTGCGGCGAGCGCCGCCCCCCGGCCGAGGCCGAGCCCCACCGGCGCGGGCGCCGCGGGCGGCTCCGGCCGGCAGGCTCCTGGCCCCGCCCCTCGGCAGAATCCTGGCTCCAGAGGTCGCACCGCCCCGCAGGGGATCGAGGCGCTGGACGCGGTCACCCCGCGGGCCGCCGGTGCCGACGGCGCCACGAACGCCACCCCCCAGCAGTCCCCCGGCTCCGGAGGCGCCACTCCCCGGCGGAGTAGCGATGCCGGAGGCACCACCGGATCCCGGGCCACCGGCGCCGGAGATGGCTCCGCCAGCCGGGCTCCCGGCACCGCCGCCCCGCAGACCGCCGCCCCGCAGACCGCCGCCCCGCAGGCCACCGGCTCGGCGGAGGCCGGTGCCACCGGCCCCCGGGCCTCCGCCGTCCAGGGCGCCGCAGGCGCCCCCGCGGCGCTCGGGGTCGGGGGGTTGCTGGCCGAGTTGCGGGGGCTCTACCGGCAGGCCGAAGAGGCCGCCGAGGCGTACAACGCCACCGAGGTCGCGCTCAAGGCCGGGCAGGACGAGGAGCGGCGGCTCAGTGCCGCGCTCGGGAAGGCCCGTACCGCCCTCGGGGCGGAGAAGGCCGCCGCCGGGCGGATGGCGCGGGCGCAGTACCAGGGGGCGCGCGGGTTCTCCCCGTACGCCCGGATGCTGCTCACCGGCGACCCTCAGGCCGCCCAGGACCAGCGCCGGCTCACCGCCCGTGAGGGTGCCCGCCGGGCGAGGGTGCTGGCCCGCCTCACCCGCGGCGAGCACCAGGCCGATGTCCTCGCCACCGCCGCCCGCAAGTCCCTCGACACCCAGCAGTCCCTCACCGAGCAGCGCAAGCGGCAAAAGCAACAGGTCGACCTCAAACTCAAACAGGTCGAGCGGATGCTCGCCTCGCTCAGCCCCGAGCAGCTCACCCAGCTCGGCACCCGCGAGGCCGCCGACACCGCCACCGCGCAGCGGAGGCTGCTCGACTCCGGCCGGCTCGCCACGACCCCCCGTACGCCCACGGCCGCCGGCGGCGCCGCCCTGACCTACGCCACCGAGCAGATCGGCAAACCCTACGTCTGGGGGGCCGAGGGGCCGGGATCCTTCGACTGCTCCGGGCTCACCTCACAGGCCTGGGCGCACGCCGGCCGGTCCATCCCCCGGACCAGCCAGGAACAGTGGGCGCAGCTCCCCAAGGTGCCCCTGGACGAGCTGCGCCCCGGCGATCTCGTGGTCTACTTCCCCACCGCCACCCACGTGGCCCTGTACGTCGGCGACGGGAAGGTGATCCAGGCCCCGCGGCCCGGCGCGAAGGTCAAGGTCTCGCCCATCGCGGCCAATCCGCTGCTCGGAGCCGTACGGCCCGATCCGGACGGGGCCCCGCTCGCCGCGTTCACCCCGCCGCCGATCCCCGAGGCCGAAGGCGGCGACGACAGCGGCTACTCCGCCGAGTCTGCGCCGGCCGAGGACGCCGACGACGCCGACGCGACCTCCGCCACGTAG
- a CDS encoding styrene monooxygenase/indole monooxygenase family protein, with the protein MRKILVVGAGQSGLQLALGLQAKGYEITLMSNRTADEIRTGRIMSTQVMFDTALQHERDLGLNFWERQAPRIEGIGVSVAAPDGTRPIDWLGRLKGYAQSVDQRLKMAGWLDVFVQRGGQLVIHGASVADLDYFSRTYDLVLVAAGKGELVSMFGRDAARSPYDAPQRALAVSYVHGLEPRPEHPETEAVRCNLVPGVGELFVMPALTTSGRADILFWEGLPGGPLDVFRGVNDPAEHLALTLELMEKFTPWEYARAKKTELTDAGGTLAGRYAPVVRNPVGRLPGGGLVLGVADVVVANDPITGQGSNSASKCAASYLSSILMHGDKPFDEAWMKATFDKFWFTTGKPVTQWTNAMLGVPPEHVLNLIGAAGQLQPVADRFANGFDNPADFDAYFYDPQDAADYVAEVASASSASSAGADSAE; encoded by the coding sequence ATGCGCAAGATACTCGTCGTGGGGGCCGGCCAGTCCGGTCTCCAGCTCGCCCTCGGCCTCCAGGCCAAGGGGTACGAGATCACCCTCATGTCCAACCGGACGGCGGACGAGATCCGCACCGGGCGGATCATGTCCACGCAGGTCATGTTCGACACGGCGCTCCAGCACGAGCGCGACCTCGGGCTGAACTTCTGGGAGCGGCAGGCCCCGCGGATCGAGGGCATCGGCGTCTCGGTCGCCGCCCCGGACGGCACCCGCCCCATCGACTGGCTCGGCCGCCTCAAGGGGTACGCACAGTCCGTCGACCAGCGCCTGAAGATGGCCGGCTGGCTCGACGTCTTCGTGCAGCGCGGCGGGCAGCTGGTGATCCACGGCGCGTCCGTCGCCGACCTGGACTACTTCTCCCGTACGTACGACCTGGTGCTGGTCGCCGCGGGCAAGGGCGAGCTGGTGTCGATGTTCGGGCGGGACGCGGCGCGCTCCCCGTACGACGCGCCGCAGCGCGCGCTGGCCGTCTCGTACGTGCACGGGCTCGAGCCGCGGCCCGAGCACCCGGAGACGGAGGCGGTGCGCTGCAACCTGGTCCCGGGGGTGGGCGAGCTGTTCGTGATGCCCGCGCTGACCACGTCGGGGCGGGCGGACATCCTGTTCTGGGAGGGGCTCCCGGGCGGTCCGCTGGACGTGTTCCGCGGGGTGAACGACCCGGCGGAGCACCTCGCGCTCACGCTGGAGCTGATGGAGAAGTTCACGCCCTGGGAGTACGCGCGGGCGAAGAAGACGGAACTGACGGACGCGGGCGGCACGCTGGCCGGCCGGTACGCGCCGGTGGTCCGCAACCCGGTCGGGCGGCTGCCGGGCGGCGGGCTGGTGCTGGGTGTCGCGGACGTGGTCGTCGCGAACGACCCGATCACCGGCCAGGGTTCGAACTCGGCGTCGAAGTGCGCGGCCTCGTACCTGTCGTCGATCCTGATGCACGGGGACAAGCCGTTCGACGAGGCGTGGATGAAGGCGACCTTCGACAAGTTCTGGTTCACGACGGGCAAGCCGGTCACCCAGTGGACGAACGCGATGCTGGGCGTCCCGCCGGAGCACGTACTGAACCTGATCGGCGCGGCCGGGCAGCTGCAGCCGGTGGCGGACCGTTTCGCCAACGGCTTCGACAACCCGGCCGACTTCGACGCGTACTTCTACGACCCGCAGGACGCGGCGGACTACGTGGCGGAGGTCGCGTCGGCGTCGTCGGCGTCCTCGGCCGGCGCAGACTCGGCGGAGTAG
- a CDS encoding ATP/GTP-binding protein, producing MVFAVSDPVTSVDDDPVQPWQYDRSRAPVAVKVLVAGGFGVGKTTFVSSVSEITPLRTEAVMTQASLPTDDLSATPDKSTTTVAMDFGRITLADDLVLYVYGTPGQERFWFMWDDLVRGAIGGIVLADTRRLRDCFPALDYFESCGLPYAVAVNHFEGSHAYEPEDVREALTIPPQVPVVIMDARRRDTVVASLLTLVGHALDATPE from the coding sequence GTGGTCTTCGCAGTCTCTGACCCGGTCACCTCGGTGGACGACGATCCCGTCCAGCCCTGGCAGTACGACCGCTCCCGCGCCCCCGTCGCCGTCAAGGTGCTGGTGGCGGGCGGCTTCGGCGTCGGCAAGACCACCTTCGTGTCGTCCGTCTCCGAGATCACCCCGCTGCGCACCGAGGCGGTGATGACCCAGGCCAGCCTTCCGACGGACGACCTGTCGGCCACGCCGGACAAGAGCACCACCACCGTCGCGATGGACTTCGGCCGCATCACCCTCGCCGACGACCTCGTGCTGTACGTGTACGGGACCCCGGGCCAGGAGCGGTTCTGGTTCATGTGGGACGACCTGGTGCGCGGCGCCATCGGCGGGATCGTGCTGGCCGACACGCGCCGGCTGCGCGACTGCTTCCCGGCCCTCGACTACTTCGAGAGCTGCGGGCTGCCGTACGCCGTCGCCGTCAACCACTTCGAGGGCTCGCACGCGTACGAGCCGGAAGACGTGCGCGAGGCGCTGACCATCCCGCCGCAGGTGCCGGTGGTGATCATGGACGCGCGGCGCCGGGACACGGTCGTCGCCTCCCTGCTGACGCTGGTGGGCCACGCGCTGGACGCGACCCCCGAATAA
- a CDS encoding DUF742 domain-containing protein — MRGTASEPASASASGRLPIRGADRRPARVRPYSLTGGRTRFTQVLHVETFVAALDTRASQPQIPADGEQGDRIPGDRVVGDRVADDRMPEMPAIVEVCRRMRTIAEISALLKLPLGVVRVLVSDLADQGRIRVYGTGHGPGRPERALLERVLSGLRSL, encoded by the coding sequence GTGAGAGGTACGGCCTCGGAGCCCGCGTCGGCGTCCGCGTCCGGCCGGCTGCCGATACGCGGAGCCGACCGCCGGCCCGCCCGCGTCCGCCCGTACTCCCTCACGGGCGGCCGCACCCGCTTCACGCAGGTCCTGCACGTGGAGACGTTCGTCGCGGCCCTCGACACCAGGGCATCGCAGCCGCAGATACCCGCCGACGGCGAACAGGGCGATCGCATACCCGGCGACCGCGTGGTCGGCGACCGGGTGGCCGACGACCGCATGCCCGAGATGCCGGCCATCGTCGAGGTCTGTCGCCGCATGCGGACCATCGCCGAGATATCGGCGCTGCTCAAGCTGCCGCTCGGGGTGGTCCGCGTCCTGGTCAGCGACCTCGCCGACCAAGGACGGATACGCGTCTACGGGACGGGGCACGGCCCCGGGCGCCCCGAACGCGCGCTGCTGGAAAGGGTGCTCAGTGGTCTTCGCAGTCTCTGA
- a CDS encoding roadblock/LC7 domain-containing protein, with the protein MTAPSTYGLSTQARNLQWLLTDLVEEVPGVNSVAVVSSDGLLLLSSDPGGAAGESPARTKGPRGASADLATIVSGLGSLTTGAAELMDGGAVKQTMVAMEHGSVFVMAISDGSLLGVHATPDCDMSVVAYHMALFVGRAGHVLTPEVRSELRQSMEKTP; encoded by the coding sequence ATGACCGCGCCCAGTACGTACGGACTGAGCACCCAGGCCCGCAACCTGCAGTGGCTGCTGACCGACCTGGTCGAGGAGGTGCCCGGCGTCAACTCCGTCGCCGTCGTGTCCTCGGACGGGCTCCTGCTGCTGTCCTCCGACCCCGGAGGAGCCGCCGGCGAGAGCCCCGCGCGCACCAAGGGCCCGCGCGGCGCCTCCGCCGACCTTGCCACCATCGTCTCCGGCCTCGGCAGCCTCACCACCGGCGCCGCCGAGCTCATGGACGGCGGCGCGGTCAAGCAGACGATGGTGGCGATGGAGCACGGCTCCGTCTTCGTCATGGCCATCAGCGACGGCTCGCTCCTCGGCGTGCACGCCACCCCCGACTGCGACATGAGCGTGGTGGCGTACCACATGGCCCTGTTCGTCGGCCGCGCCGGCCACGTCCTGACCCCCGAAGTCCGCAGCGAGCTGCGCCAGTCGATGGAGAAGACCCCGTGA
- a CDS encoding nitrate- and nitrite sensing domain-containing protein gives MRSRLVIGVAVAGLTVLAAGTPAVVSATRELNDSQQLVTLAEQTQHTLTLAHLLGDERDAVVEYVAKGRPGAQAKVPVQERTALTDRQLAEVRSEADEPLALALGRVQAVRTEAVDGKGSALAAHQAYAGVIAQLLAPGDRLAELTPPRAGAALATNRPLAPLGQAVEQASATRGLLLAALAVPRGEQLPNSAVVDELTTAAQRARVREQAALDDFTRVARPDVRQTLAATVTGPEVKTADDYLKRLTERPTLSSADRKLDGATVAPALTARIDRMRSVESTLAGQRATVLATLRDDDVTRLEMLVAVLGLLFLVAVGFSTAVARSLTRPLSVLRRGAARLATPEGSVEPVRFTGRNDEFAEVVRHLNAVRDQTVSLHTRIAGLDADARRLIGRNEALGSGREALEAELTELRAGLEEHRRIMSTTSVSLSLRTLGLVERQLAVIEELESKEQDPDRLATLFKMDHLATVMRRHNENLLVLAGQEHGHGAGAPVPLVDVMRAAVSEIERYERVELAALPPFTQVAGHAADDISHVLAELLENATTFSPPEAKVRVSGWLLDSGDVVLSVVDQGIGVTGDRLEALNARLATPESYDEEPEAEHGLGLGLYVAGRLAARHGVTAELRAGRHGGTEALVVVPASLLPATPPSSPVHTFATPGVPELRLPGVIAEANENTIPPRRVPPAAERDAEPRAGAAPTPEPFRDPGPEADAELLRSMEWDTAEPTAADEPLGPDFGPDPAGGPEPDADAYPEPDAEALLGEAAAEASAAAEVSGADLAPDFGPDLAGGLEPDAEAHGPAADGGLPPAEQVFTVQAEAPETEPAPGGHAFAGPEGVLPPADQVFTAASGSADELPARVVPAEPGPEPELPGAGQGFTVAGPAAEVPVERDPGDELLARVVPDAGPEAFAGSDPDPESADRLPDAGPRADVPEQGLPHPGQTATAVAPDGPAEPHRHAPDEADWIPRQGSHPDAGPETVTDKGLPKRTPRTVAARRPEAARPPEQARRVDAEELRRRLGGFYQGTRDGRRVVAAELAQDTDQGDTAQEART, from the coding sequence GTGCGCAGCAGGCTCGTCATCGGCGTCGCCGTCGCCGGCCTCACCGTCCTCGCGGCCGGCACACCAGCCGTGGTCTCCGCGACACGGGAGCTGAACGACTCCCAGCAGCTGGTCACGCTCGCCGAGCAGACCCAGCACACCCTCACCCTCGCGCACCTCCTCGGTGACGAGCGCGACGCCGTCGTCGAGTACGTGGCCAAGGGCCGCCCCGGCGCACAGGCGAAGGTCCCCGTCCAGGAGCGCACCGCGCTCACCGACCGCCAGCTCGCCGAGGTCCGCAGCGAGGCCGACGAGCCGCTCGCCCTCGCCCTCGGCCGCGTCCAGGCCGTCCGCACCGAGGCCGTCGACGGCAAGGGCAGCGCCCTCGCCGCCCACCAGGCGTACGCGGGCGTCATCGCGCAACTGCTCGCCCCGGGCGACCGGCTCGCCGAGCTGACCCCGCCGCGGGCCGGCGCCGCCCTCGCCACCAACCGCCCGCTGGCCCCCCTCGGCCAGGCCGTGGAACAGGCCTCGGCCACCCGTGGACTGCTGCTCGCCGCGCTGGCCGTCCCCCGCGGTGAGCAGCTCCCCAACTCCGCGGTCGTGGACGAACTGACCACCGCCGCCCAGCGGGCCCGCGTCCGGGAGCAGGCCGCCCTCGACGACTTCACCCGGGTCGCGCGGCCCGACGTACGCCAGACCCTCGCCGCCACCGTCACCGGCCCCGAGGTCAAGACGGCCGACGACTACCTCAAGCGGCTCACCGAGCGACCCACGCTGTCCTCCGCCGACCGCAAGCTCGACGGCGCCACCGTCGCGCCCGCGCTCACCGCCCGCATCGACCGCATGCGGTCCGTCGAGTCCACCCTCGCCGGGCAGCGGGCCACTGTGCTCGCCACCCTGCGCGACGACGACGTGACCCGGCTGGAGATGCTGGTCGCCGTCCTCGGCCTGCTGTTCCTGGTCGCCGTCGGCTTCTCGACGGCCGTCGCGCGCTCGCTGACCCGGCCGCTGTCCGTCCTGCGCCGCGGCGCGGCACGGCTGGCGACCCCGGAGGGCTCGGTGGAGCCGGTCCGCTTCACGGGCCGCAACGACGAGTTCGCCGAGGTCGTACGCCACCTCAACGCGGTCCGCGACCAGACGGTCTCCCTGCACACCCGGATCGCCGGCCTCGACGCCGACGCGCGCCGGCTCATCGGCCGCAACGAGGCGCTCGGCTCGGGCCGGGAGGCGCTGGAGGCGGAGCTGACGGAGCTGCGGGCCGGCCTCGAGGAGCACCGCCGCATCATGTCGACGACCTCGGTCTCGCTGTCGCTGCGCACGCTCGGGCTGGTCGAGCGCCAGCTCGCCGTCATCGAGGAGCTGGAGTCCAAGGAGCAGGACCCGGACCGGCTGGCGACCCTGTTCAAGATGGACCACCTGGCGACGGTCATGCGCCGCCACAACGAGAACCTGCTGGTCCTGGCCGGACAGGAGCACGGCCACGGCGCCGGGGCCCCCGTCCCGCTGGTGGACGTCATGCGGGCCGCGGTCAGCGAGATCGAGCGCTACGAGCGCGTCGAGCTGGCGGCGCTGCCCCCGTTCACCCAGGTCGCGGGGCACGCGGCCGACGACATCTCGCACGTGCTCGCCGAGCTGCTGGAGAACGCGACGACGTTCTCGCCGCCCGAGGCCAAGGTGAGGGTCTCCGGGTGGCTGCTCGACTCGGGCGACGTGGTGCTGTCCGTCGTGGACCAGGGCATCGGCGTCACCGGCGACCGGCTGGAGGCGCTGAACGCCCGGCTGGCCACGCCCGAGTCGTACGACGAGGAGCCGGAAGCGGAACACGGCCTGGGCCTCGGCCTGTACGTGGCGGGGCGCCTCGCGGCCCGGCACGGGGTCACCGCGGAGCTGCGCGCGGGGCGGCACGGCGGCACGGAGGCCCTGGTGGTCGTGCCGGCGTCGCTGCTCCCGGCCACCCCGCCGAGCTCGCCGGTGCACACCTTCGCCACGCCGGGCGTACCGGAGCTCCGGCTGCCGGGCGTGATCGCCGAGGCGAACGAGAACACCATCCCGCCCCGCCGGGTGCCTCCGGCGGCGGAACGGGACGCGGAGCCCCGGGCCGGGGCCGCCCCCACCCCCGAGCCCTTCCGGGACCCGGGCCCCGAGGCGGACGCGGAACTCCTGCGCAGCATGGAATGGGACACCGCCGAGCCGACCGCCGCGGACGAGCCCCTGGGCCCGGACTTCGGACCGGACCCGGCCGGGGGGCCGGAGCCGGACGCGGACGCGTATCCGGAGCCGGACGCGGAGGCGCTGCTCGGTGAGGCCGCGGCCGAGGCCTCGGCCGCCGCCGAGGTTTCGGGTGCGGACCTGGCTCCGGACTTCGGGCCGGATCTGGCCGGGGGGCTCGAGCCCGACGCGGAGGCGCACGGCCCGGCCGCGGACGGCGGGCTGCCCCCCGCCGAGCAGGTGTTCACGGTCCAGGCCGAGGCGCCCGAGACGGAGCCCGCCCCGGGCGGCCATGCCTTCGCCGGCCCGGAGGGCGTACTGCCTCCGGCCGACCAGGTCTTCACCGCGGCGAGCGGATCCGCCGATGAGCTGCCGGCGCGCGTGGTGCCGGCGGAGCCCGGGCCGGAGCCCGAGCTGCCCGGCGCCGGGCAGGGGTTCACCGTCGCCGGCCCGGCCGCAGAGGTCCCGGTCGAGCGGGATCCCGGCGACGAGCTCCTCGCGCGGGTCGTCCCCGACGCGGGACCCGAGGCCTTCGCGGGGTCCGACCCCGACCCGGAGTCCGCCGACCGGCTGCCCGATGCCGGCCCGCGGGCCGACGTACCGGAACAAGGACTGCCGCACCCCGGGCAGACCGCCACCGCCGTCGCCCCCGACGGCCCGGCGGAGCCCCACCGGCACGCACCCGACGAGGCCGACTGGATCCCCCGCCAGGGGAGCCACCCCGACGCGGGACCCGAGACCGTCACCGACAAGGGGCTGCCCAAGCGGACCCCGCGCACGGTGGCAGCACGTCGCCCCGAGGCCGCACGGCCGCCCGAGCAGGCGCGCCGTGTCGACGCGGAGGAGCTGCGCCGCCGGCTCGGCGGCTTCTACCAGGGGACGCGGGACGGACGGCGCGTCGTGGCCGCCGAGCTCGCACAGGACACCGACCAGGGGGACACCGCACAGGAGGCACGCACATGA
- a CDS encoding protein phosphatase 2C domain-containing protein, with amino-acid sequence MRIDLASAPGNPERPNEDWLSAAMPAAGGGVLVALDGVTPPSGEVGCTHGVPWFAARLGGRLTELSGSRRDMPLDRILAEAIRDTADAHRDTCDLSHVRTPQATVVMVRWDEASVEHLVLSDSVLLLEAPGGEVTPVLDDRLDRIPRELLRTQASADALRNAEGGFFTAAADPAVAARAVTGRTPRGRVRALAALTDGASRWTDTFREGDWAQCLAVLRKEGAQGLIGRVRTLESDPARPLTRGKRHDDASVAYAEL; translated from the coding sequence ATGCGCATCGACCTCGCCTCGGCCCCCGGCAACCCGGAACGCCCCAACGAGGACTGGCTATCGGCGGCGATGCCCGCTGCGGGCGGCGGAGTCCTGGTCGCCCTGGACGGGGTCACCCCGCCGAGCGGCGAGGTGGGGTGTACGCACGGCGTGCCCTGGTTCGCGGCCCGGCTCGGGGGCCGATTGACCGAACTGTCCGGATCGCGACGGGACATGCCGCTGGACCGGATCCTGGCGGAGGCGATCCGCGACACCGCCGACGCACACCGCGACACCTGTGACCTTTCTCACGTGCGGACCCCGCAGGCGACGGTGGTGATGGTGCGCTGGGACGAGGCGTCCGTGGAGCACCTCGTGCTCTCGGACTCCGTACTGCTCCTCGAGGCGCCGGGGGGCGAGGTGACGCCGGTGCTCGACGACCGGCTGGACCGGATCCCGCGCGAGCTGCTGCGCACGCAGGCCTCGGCGGACGCGCTGCGCAATGCGGAGGGCGGCTTCTTCACGGCGGCCGCGGACCCGGCGGTGGCCGCCCGCGCGGTCACGGGCCGGACCCCCCGCGGGCGGGTGCGGGCGCTGGCGGCGCTCACGGACGGGGCGAGCCGCTGGACGGACACGTTCCGGGAGGGCGACTGGGCGCAGTGCCTGGCGGTGCTCCGGAAGGAGGGCGCGCAGGGACTGATCGGCCGGGTCCGCACCCTGGAATCCGACCCGGCCCGCCCCCTCACCCGCGGCAAACGCCACGACGACGCCTCGGTGGCGTACGCGGAGCTGTAG
- a CDS encoding IS110 family transposase: MLDTGDVAVFLGMDVGKSAHHGHGLTPAGKKVFDKPMPNSEPKLRAVFDKLIAKFGTVLVIVDQPASIGALPLTVARDAGCEVAYLPGLAMRRIADLYPGEAKTDAKDAAVIADAARTMPHVLRSLELTDEITAELTVLTGFDQDLAAEATRTSNRIRGLLTQFHPSLERVLGPRLDHPAVTWLLERYGSPATLRKAGRRRLVDLIRPKAPRMAARLIDEVFDALDEQTVVVPGTGTLDIVIPSLAASLTAVHDQRRALEAQISTLLEAHPLHQVLTSMPGVGVRTAAVLLVTVGDGTSFPSAAHLASYAGLAPTTRSSGTSIHGEHAPRGGNRQLKRAMFLSAFACMNADPASRTYYDRQRARGKTHTQALLRLARQRISVLFAMLRDGTFYESRVPAVTLAA, from the coding sequence ATGTTAGACACCGGCGATGTGGCCGTCTTCCTGGGTATGGACGTCGGCAAGAGCGCCCATCACGGTCACGGGCTGACGCCGGCGGGCAAGAAAGTCTTCGACAAGCCGATGCCCAACAGCGAACCGAAACTGCGGGCCGTCTTCGACAAGCTGATCGCGAAGTTCGGCACGGTGCTGGTGATCGTGGACCAGCCGGCCTCAATCGGCGCTCTGCCGCTGACCGTCGCCCGCGACGCCGGCTGCGAGGTCGCCTACCTGCCCGGACTCGCAATGCGGCGGATCGCTGACCTGTATCCGGGCGAGGCGAAAACCGACGCGAAGGACGCGGCGGTGATCGCGGACGCCGCTCGCACCATGCCGCACGTCCTGCGGTCGCTGGAACTGACCGACGAGATCACCGCCGAGCTCACGGTGCTGACCGGCTTCGACCAGGACCTCGCCGCCGAAGCCACCCGCACCAGCAACCGGATACGCGGCCTGCTGACCCAGTTCCACCCGTCGCTGGAGCGCGTGCTCGGGCCCCGGCTGGACCACCCGGCCGTCACCTGGCTCCTCGAACGCTACGGATCCCCGGCCACACTGCGGAAAGCCGGCCGCCGCAGACTCGTCGACCTCATCCGCCCGAAAGCCCCGCGGATGGCCGCCCGGCTGATCGACGAGGTCTTCGACGCCCTGGACGAACAGACCGTCGTGGTCCCGGGAACCGGCACCCTCGACATCGTGATCCCGTCACTGGCCGCCTCGCTCACCGCGGTCCACGACCAGCGCCGGGCGCTCGAAGCCCAGATCAGCACCCTGCTGGAGGCCCACCCTCTTCACCAGGTCCTGACCTCGATGCCCGGAGTTGGGGTCAGGACCGCCGCCGTCCTGCTGGTAACCGTCGGCGACGGCACCAGCTTCCCCAGCGCTGCCCACCTCGCCTCCTACGCTGGCCTCGCCCCCACGACCAGATCCTCGGGGACCTCGATCCACGGCGAACACGCACCACGAGGCGGAAACCGGCAGCTCAAACGCGCCATGTTCCTCTCCGCCTTCGCCTGCATGAACGCCGACCCCGCCTCCCGCACCTACTACGACCGCCAACGCGCCCGCGGGAAAACCCACACCCAGGCGCTCCTCCGCCTCGCCCGCCAACGCATCAGCGTCCTGTTCGCCATGCTCCGCGACGGCACCTTCTACGAGTCCAGAGTCCCCGCCGTCACCCTCGCTGCATGA
- a CDS encoding MarR family winged helix-turn-helix transcriptional regulator, whose product MGADVQGSEDQEFLALERELSVFLRRARASSGEMARALHPELEPAAYGLLVRLEAAGRQRATELAAYFGVGKATMSRQLRALEVLGLVAREPDPADGRAFLVGLTDEGRERFLRVRGARREQYMRKLADWDRGEVAELARLLNQLNQGEE is encoded by the coding sequence ATGGGAGCGGACGTGCAGGGTAGTGAAGACCAGGAGTTCCTCGCCCTGGAGCGGGAGCTGTCCGTCTTCCTCCGGCGTGCCAGGGCCTCCTCCGGGGAGATGGCCCGTGCCCTGCACCCCGAGCTGGAGCCCGCCGCGTACGGGCTGCTCGTCCGCCTGGAGGCCGCGGGCCGCCAGCGGGCCACCGAGCTCGCCGCGTACTTCGGGGTCGGCAAGGCCACCATGAGCCGGCAGCTGCGGGCCCTTGAGGTGCTGGGCCTGGTGGCCCGCGAACCGGACCCGGCGGACGGCCGGGCCTTCCTGGTCGGGCTGACGGACGAGGGACGGGAGCGGTTCCTGCGGGTGCGGGGGGCTCGGCGCGAGCAGTACATGCGCAAGCTCGCCGACTGGGACCGCGGGGAGGTCGCGGAACTGGCGCGGCTGCTCAACCAGTTGAACCAGGGCGAGGAGTAG